In the Hordeum vulgare subsp. vulgare chromosome 7H, MorexV3_pseudomolecules_assembly, whole genome shotgun sequence genome, one interval contains:
- the LOC123411940 gene encoding protein argonaute 4B-like yields the protein MDLKYEDDKPGVGEGMRRKVMRQLHETYASSLAGKQFAFDGETGLYTAGPLPFTTNVFEVVLVDASSARIAAMSRSPGGDGSPGPSDSKRMKQETPSKIFKVEITFAAKVPMNISSQDALRVLDIILRQHSAKQNCLLVRQSFFRKDSRYVELGGGVRGCQGFYSSFRPTQSGLSLNVDLTTTMVVRPGPVIDFLLFNQDVKDTSRIDWRKAKRALNKLRIETIHTKMELQIIGLSENNCNELTFPLKQQDGTIVDVTVYDYFMNRWSTKMEKSANFPCLIAGKTNSPTYLPLEVCLLVPLQRYKKSLSTMQRSKLVEGSRQRPDQRMLSLTGELRANNYNSDPMLRECGISIAPEFTQVEGRVLQAPQLIFADGRELHTPNGRWNFNNDKFIKPIKVETWGVVNFSARCNVEDLVGCLVRSGANKGIEMAKCGAVIEERHQMRREPPTKRVEAMFQQIKAKLTRKPDFLFLLCVLPEKNCDIYGPWKRECLVEHGIFTQCLVPPANIKDQYLTNVLLKINAKLGGLNSLLKKETARAIPHVSRMPTIIFGMDVSHGSPGQNLPSVAAVVSSLKWPIMSKYRASVCTQSPKLEMIDALFKPIGDDDHGLIKDSIVDFLKNNDDQRPEQIIIFRDGVSESQFNQALNEELAQIMEACKFFGGKHFNGNWFPKFTLIVAQKNHHTRFFQRDGQRPDQVTNVPPGTVVDRGICHPRNYDFYMCAHAGIIGTTRPTHYHVLHDDIGFSADELEELVHSLSYVYQRSTTAISVVAPIFYAHLAVAQVAKFTRLDDMSETSSQAEAAPVPELPRLHRNVASTMFFC from the exons ATGGATCTCAAGTACGAAGACGATAAACCCGGTGTGGGAGAAGGCATGAGGAGGAAAGTGATGAGGCAGCTGCACGAGACCTATGCCTCTTCGCTTGCAGGCAAGCAGTTCGCCTTTGATGGTGAGACGGGCCTCTACACCGCTGGGCCTCTTCCTTTTACCACCAATGTGTTTGAGGTTGTCTTGGTCGATGCTTCATCCGCAAG GATTGCAGCAATGAGCAGGAGCCCTGGAGGAGATGGCAGCCCGGGGCCAAGTGACAGCAAGAGAATGAAACAggaaacaccctccaaaatattcAAGGTGGAGATAACCTTCGCGGCAAAGGTTCCGATGAACATTTCCTCGCAGGATGCTCTTCGGGTTCTTGACATCATTCTGAGGCAGCACTCTGCGAAACA GAATTGCCTTTTAGTCCGACAGTCTTTTTTCCGTAAAGATTCCCGTTATGTGGAGTTGGGTGGCGGTGTTCGCGGTTGTCAGGGTTTTTATTCTAGCTTTCGACCCACTCAAAGTGGGCTCTCACTCAATGTCG ATTTAACCACCACGATGGTAGTGAGACCCGGGCCTGTGATTGACTTTCTACTCTTCAACCAGGATGTGAAGGACACTTCCAGAATTGACTGGCGCAAA GCCAAACGGGCACTGAACAAATTAAGGATCGAGaccattcacacgaagatggaattGCAGATTATTGGATTATCCGAAAACAATTGCAATGAGCTGAC TTTCCCACTAAAGCAACAGGATGGCACCATTGTGGATgtaactgtctatgattacttcatgaatcgtTGGTCTACGAAGATGGAAAAGTCTGCTAATTTTCCCTGTCTAATTGCGGGGAAGACAAACAGCCCAACATACCTCCCGCTGGAG GTTTGCCTTCTAGTGCCATTGCAAAGGTATAAAAAGTCTCTGTCGACAATGCAAAGGTCAAAGCTAGTGGAGGGATCCAGGCAGAGGCCAGATCAGAGGATGTTGAGCTTGACTGGT GAGTTGCGTGCCAATAATTATAATTCCGATCCAATGTTAAGGGAATGCGGCATTTCGATAGCTCCAGAGTTTACCCAAGTTGAGGGTAGAGTCCTTCAGGCACCACAG TTAATCTTTGCAGATGGTAGAGAACTTCATACGCCTAACGGGAGGTGGAACTTCAATAATGAT AAATTCATTAAGCCCATTAAAGTGGAGACCTGGGGAGTTGTTAATTTTTCTGCACGATGTAATGTTGAAGATCTTGTCGGGTGCCTTGTCCGGTCTGGTGCCAATAAGGGAATT GAAATGGCCAAATGTGGCGCTGTGATTGAGGAGAGGCATCAAATGAGACGGGAGCCTCCAACAAAAAGGGTGGAGGCTATGTTTCAGCAGATTAAAGCAAAGTTAACACGAAAACCAGACTTTCTCTTTCTCTTGTGTGTTCTTCCTGAGAAGAACTGTGACATCTATG GACCGTGGAAGCGCGAATGCCTTGTGGAACATGGTATCTTTACGCAATGCTTGGTTCCTCCTGCCAATATCAAAGATCAGTACCTCACAAATGTGCTGCTAAAGATAAATGCCAAg CTTGGCGGGTTAAATTCATTGCTAAAAAAGGAAACAGCCCGTGCTATTCCTCACGTGTCGAGGATGCCAACAATTATCTTTGGTATGGATGTTTCCCATGGTTCACCAGGACAAAACTTACCATCAGTTGCTGCA GTGGTTAGCTCATTGAAGTGGCCAATCATGTCAAAGTACAGAGCCTCTGTGTGCACTCAGTCACCCAAGCTGGAAATGATTGATGCCTTGTTTAAGCCAATTGGAGATGATGATCATGGCCTCATTAA GGATTCAATAGTTGACTTCCTCAAAAACAACGATGATCAGAGGCCGGAACAAATTATCATTTTCAG GGATGGCGTTAGTGAGAGCCAGTTCAATCAGGCACTGAACGAGGAGCTAGCGCAGATCATGGAG GCATGCAAATTTTTTGGTGGCAAGCACTTTAATGGCAACTGGTTCCCCAAGTTCACATTGATAGTTGCGCAGAAGAATCATCACACGAGATTTTTCCAGCGAGATGGACAGAGACCTGATCAAGTGACTAATGTCCCCCCTG GCACTGTGGTTGATAGAGGAATCTGCCATCCCAGGAACTATGATTTCTACATGTGTGCTCATGCTGGCATAATT GGGACTACAAGGCCAACACACTACCATGTGCTCCACGACGACATAGGCTTCTCTGCTGATGAGCTGGAGGAGCTCGTGCACTCCCTATCCTATGT GTACCAGAGGAGCACCACAGCAATCTCAGTAG TTGCTCCCATCTTCTACGCACACCTTGCGGTGGCCCAGGTGGCCAAGTTCACCAGGCTCGATGACATGTCTGAGACGTCATCCCAGGCTGAGGCTGCCCCGGTGCCGGAGCTGCCTCGTCTGCATCGCAATGTAGCGTCAACAATGTTCTTCTGCTGA
- the LOC123411943 gene encoding proline-rich protein 2-like translates to MESQTQCSKGDDSSKSATPHGGKGDESSKSPMPHGSKGDDPSKSPMPHGGKGDDPSKSPMPHGGKGDDSSKSPMPHGSKGDDPSKSPMPHGGKGYDPRKAPPMPQMLPITRPTEPGTRGRHITLLTNHFKVSRKPTHGFFYHYHVQQSLILTSPSPSYFLLILISTATF, encoded by the coding sequence ATGGAGTCACAGACTCAGTGCAGCAAGGGCGATGATTCCAGCAAGTCAGCAACGCCGCACGGTGGTAAGGGCGATGAATCCAGCAAGTCACCAATGCCGCATGGTAGCAAGGGAGATGATCCCAGCAAGTCACCAATGCCGCATGGTGGCAAGGGAGATGATCCCAGCAAGTCACCAATGCCGCACGGTGGCAAGGGCGATGATTCCAGCAAGTCACCAATGCCGCACGGTAGCAAGGGAGATGATCCCAGCAAGTCACCAATGCCACACGGTGGCAAGGGCTATGATCCCAGAAAGGCGCCGCCCATGCCTCAGATGCTTCCCATCACAAGGCCGACTGAGCCCGGCACAAGAGGGCGCCACATAACGCTACTCACCAACCACTTCAAAGTCTCCCGGAAGCCAACGCATGGCTTCTTTTACCACTACCACGTACAGCAATCCCTCATCCTGACCAGTCCATCACCATCCTACTTCTTGTTGATCTTGATTTCCACGGCCACCTTCTAA